One [Clostridium] saccharolyticum WM1 DNA segment encodes these proteins:
- a CDS encoding response regulator encodes MSENNPYVQNKIRVLIISDRLMDRAIELSNYLCSAGIHIVGLVKNKDQALEMVDQVIDFLIIAGYLENQQGYEIINEYRKRHKTFTAVHWAMLDSLISSYCNEYKIPLMFERTRPISDFVVYLQEHRPSCVALTDEELSAVSDENEQSCKHQYTLLERLKKYFWSNQF; translated from the coding sequence ATGAGCGAAAATAATCCATATGTGCAAAATAAAATAAGGGTATTAATTATTTCAGACAGGCTGATGGATCGTGCAATAGAGTTATCCAACTATTTATGTTCTGCTGGGATTCATATTGTAGGGCTGGTAAAAAATAAAGATCAGGCACTAGAGATGGTTGATCAGGTTATTGATTTTCTGATTATTGCCGGATACTTAGAAAACCAGCAAGGATATGAAATCATCAATGAATACAGGAAGCGGCATAAAACCTTTACTGCCGTGCATTGGGCTATGCTGGATTCCTTGATTTCCAGTTATTGTAATGAGTATAAAATACCACTCATGTTTGAACGAACTCGGCCTATTTCAGATTTTGTAGTCTATTTGCAAGAGCATAGGCCCTCTTGCGTAGCTCTTACCGATGAAGAACTCTCGGCTGTCTCAGATGAAAATGAACAATCCTGTAAGCACCAATACACCCTATTGGAAAGGTTAAAAAAATACTTCTGGAGCAATCAATTCTAA
- a CDS encoding ParM/StbA family protein, translating to MTLIGIDHGNKQMKTVHCKPFVSGLQQSTTKPFGKDVLYYKEVYYTLTDQRIPYRKDKTDDDRFFVLTLFALAGEMAARGCSAGDVVRVKLAVGLPPAHFGAQVKRFTEYFQGRGIIRFSFNGKAYEVYIEDVGCFPQAYAAAATMLYQLMDDTKAVILDIGGFTADYLLLKNGQADLSTCDSLENGVILLYNRIRSKANAELDILLDENDVDIILQGKGVDYPEAAVRLVEQQAQQFVGDLFSTLRERMLDLRFMKVIFVGGGAILLRRQIEASGKVGTPLFVDDINANAKGYEYLYQIEMMGR from the coding sequence ATGACGCTCATTGGAATCGATCATGGAAATAAACAGATGAAGACCGTTCACTGCAAGCCGTTTGTGTCCGGTCTGCAACAGAGCACAACCAAACCCTTTGGCAAGGATGTGCTGTACTATAAGGAAGTCTATTACACGCTTACGGACCAGCGCATCCCTTACCGCAAGGACAAGACAGATGATGACCGCTTTTTTGTGCTGACGCTGTTTGCACTGGCCGGGGAGATGGCAGCTAGAGGCTGCAGTGCCGGGGATGTGGTGCGGGTCAAACTGGCCGTGGGTCTGCCACCCGCTCACTTCGGGGCTCAAGTCAAACGGTTCACAGAGTATTTTCAAGGGCGCGGTATCATTAGATTCTCGTTTAATGGGAAAGCCTATGAGGTCTACATCGAGGACGTAGGCTGTTTCCCCCAGGCTTATGCGGCCGCTGCAACTATGCTTTATCAGCTGATGGACGACACCAAAGCGGTAATCCTGGATATTGGCGGATTCACGGCGGATTACCTGCTCTTGAAAAATGGGCAGGCAGACCTTTCTACCTGTGATTCGCTGGAAAATGGTGTGATTCTGCTTTATAATCGTATTCGATCCAAGGCCAACGCTGAACTGGATATTTTGCTGGATGAAAATGATGTGGATATCATTCTGCAGGGCAAGGGAGTAGATTACCCGGAGGCGGCTGTCCGACTGGTGGAGCAGCAGGCCCAGCAGTTTGTGGGCGACCTGTTCAGTACCCTGCGCGAGCGGATGCTGGATCTGCGTTTTATGAAGGTCATTTTTGTAGGCGGTGGCGCTATCCTGCTGCGCCGGCAAATCGAAGCATCCGGCAAGGTGGGCACGCCATTGTTCGTGGACGACATCAATGCTAATGCGAAAGGTTATGAGTACCTGTACCAGATTGAAATGATGGGCAGGTGA
- a CDS encoding helix-turn-helix domain-containing protein — protein MDDLLKEIGKRMYDRRKQKNLTQEALAEKANVTPQTISTAELGHKAMRPETIISVCNALEISTDYLLRGDITPSDYNTLIQKSSNLTPSQYRHLEDIISSYIAAVKGSEA, from the coding sequence ATGGATGATCTTTTAAAAGAGATAGGAAAAAGAATGTATGACCGGCGCAAGCAAAAAAATCTGACACAGGAAGCGCTGGCAGAGAAAGCAAATGTCACCCCGCAGACCATATCCACTGCGGAGCTTGGACACAAGGCCATGCGTCCGGAAACAATCATCTCCGTATGCAATGCCCTTGAAATCAGCACTGACTACCTGCTGCGTGGAGACATCACGCCATCGGATTACAATACGCTCATTCAAAAATCCTCTAATTTGACTCCCAGCCAGTACCGACATCTGGAGGATATCATCAGTAGTTACATTGCGGCGGTAAAAGGAAGCGAGGCATAG
- a CDS encoding SLOG family protein, which yields MEMLSCAVIGHKPTRFKFKYKENMSGCKRLKKRLHDQFVLLYEKGVRRFYVGGALGVDMWAAEILLRMKEQPGFEEVDLNVILPYKRHDANLDERSKARMQFIQDHARVIVVSDIHDMVDQADYLIAVYDNEQNLCSRTMQMVKYAEQKGMPIIFIHPDTGKVF from the coding sequence ATGGAGATGCTTTCCTGTGCCGTAATCGGCCACAAGCCCACGAGATTCAAATTCAAGTATAAAGAGAATATGAGTGGATGCAAGCGACTGAAAAAACGGCTACATGACCAATTTGTTTTGTTATATGAAAAGGGCGTCCGCCGATTTTATGTCGGGGGCGCTCTGGGCGTGGATATGTGGGCTGCAGAAATCCTTTTGCGGATGAAAGAGCAGCCAGGATTTGAGGAAGTCGATTTAAACGTGATACTACCCTACAAGAGACATGATGCTAACTTGGACGAGCGGAGCAAGGCACGGATGCAGTTTATCCAGGACCATGCCAGGGTAATTGTAGTTAGCGATATTCACGATATGGTAGACCAAGCGGATTATCTGATAGCAGTCTATGACAATGAGCAGAATTTATGTTCCAGAACTATGCAGATGGTGAAGTATGCGGAGCAGAAAGGGATGCCAATTATTTTTATCCATCCGGATACAGGCAAGGTATTTTAA
- a CDS encoding alpha/beta hydrolase — protein sequence MEEKLNLVEEWDKTFPQSDKVNHRKITFHNRYGITLAADLYEPKKAESKLPAIAVCGPFGAVKEQSSGLYAQTMAERGFLTIAFDPSFTGESGGSPRYVASPDINTEDFQAAVDFLSVQDNVDPEKIGIIGICGWGGMALNAAAIDTRIKATVASTMYDMTRVNAKGYFDAEDSENAQYEKRKALNVQRTADYRSGEYARAGGVVDPLPEDAPFFVKDYYDYYKTSRGYHKRSLNSNDGWNVTSSLPFLNMPILQYSSEIYSAVLIVHGEKAHSCYFGKDAFAKLTGDNKELMIIPGAVHTDLYDKVDVIPFDKLQTFFTENLK from the coding sequence ATGGAAGAAAAATTGAACTTAGTTGAAGAATGGGACAAAACATTCCCCCAAAGCGATAAAGTTAATCATCGCAAAATTACTTTTCATAATCGCTACGGCATTACGCTGGCTGCCGATTTGTACGAACCGAAAAAGGCAGAAAGCAAACTACCTGCTATAGCAGTATGCGGCCCGTTTGGAGCAGTAAAAGAGCAGTCCTCTGGTTTGTATGCACAGACGATGGCAGAAAGAGGTTTTTTAACGATTGCTTTTGACCCTTCATTCACAGGTGAGAGCGGTGGCAGCCCCAGATATGTAGCATCCCCGGACATCAATACAGAGGATTTTCAAGCGGCGGTAGATTTCCTGTCCGTTCAGGACAATGTTGACCCGGAAAAAATCGGTATTATCGGTATATGCGGATGGGGCGGGATGGCATTGAATGCAGCCGCCATCGACACACGGATCAAGGCGACGGTTGCATCTACCATGTATGACATGACCCGTGTAAATGCAAAGGGATATTTCGACGCAGAGGACAGTGAAAACGCCCAGTATGAGAAACGCAAAGCTCTGAATGTACAGAGAACGGCTGACTATAGAAGTGGAGAATATGCGAGAGCCGGGGGCGTTGTAGATCCCCTGCCGGAAGACGCGCCTTTCTTCGTAAAGGATTATTATGACTACTATAAGACGAGCCGCGGATATCATAAAAGATCCTTGAATTCAAATGATGGTTGGAATGTTACCTCCTCTTTGCCATTTTTGAATATGCCTATTTTACAATATAGCAGCGAAATCTACAGTGCGGTATTGATTGTTCACGGCGAAAAGGCCCATTCCTGTTACTTTGGCAAAGACGCCTTTGCAAAACTGACAGGCGATAATAAAGAATTGATGATTATTCCAGGTGCTGTTCACACTGACTTATATGATAAAGTAGATGTGATTCCCTTTGATAAACTGCAAACTTTTTTTACTGAGAATTTGAAATAA
- a CDS encoding helix-turn-helix domain-containing protein yields MKKIIKDEKFGHNIQRIRLSRGLTQEQTVAQLQVLGSPLSRSTYSLIEMGKGNVFVSDLVGLQKIFNVDYSAFFEGITVSRSNSKAQSK; encoded by the coding sequence ATGAAAAAGATAATTAAAGATGAGAAATTTGGACATAACATACAACGTATAAGGCTCTCTCGTGGATTAACACAGGAGCAAACGGTCGCACAGTTACAAGTTTTGGGTTCACCATTAAGTCGCAGTACCTATTCTTTAATAGAAATGGGTAAGGGCAATGTGTTTGTTAGTGATTTGGTCGGGCTACAAAAAATATTTAATGTTGACTATTCGGCATTCTTTGAGGGTATTACAGTATCACGGAGTAATTCAAAGGCTCAGAGCAAGTAA
- the ligA gene encoding NAD-dependent DNA ligase LigA, with translation MDANIYEKQRDLTERLNIYREQYYDHNAPSVSDEIYDRLFDKLKELEQQTGIHMANSPTQTVGYPVMSKLEKTIHEIPLLSLEKTKSSEDLELFQGKHQVMLMLKLDGLTVKLTYENGRLVEVATRGDGDEGEIITHNTRGITGIPVQIPYSGRLVVTGEAFIRPVDFEILKIKLLDSTGRPYKNGRNLAAGSVRLLDAVACRDRKVVFMPFGVLEGYPDMTTKSQKLSQLPALGFSICKFLVSKRPLTLAEIEQAIQQLQQFAKANGIPIDGIVMSYNDIAFSKSCGRTGHHYKDGMAFKFEDELYESRLLHIEWNTTRSGEIAPVAVFDTVEIDGCEVSRASLHNLTFIESLELMPGNRILVSKRNMIIPHIEDNLDRGGFLLGSVIPHECPCCGQSTRIHVGEERSVEGEVRTTKTLFCDNPDCETRRLRRFVHFVSQKAMDIAGLSEATLEKLIGRGWIHTYMDIYRLDRHRGEIVRMDGFGEKSWQNLWDAIQQSRNTTFERYVIAMDIPMIGNSASKALRKEFNGSLSDFEMAVYQGYDFTQLPDFGETLHNNIRDWFSLEENIYSWDELQKLLCIEKKLAETVPSDEDSAFVGCTIVVTGKVEPYTREGINDLIESLGAHPGNSVSSKTDYLVCGEKAGGKLMKARELGIPVLTPAEFFQRANVG, from the coding sequence GTGGACGCAAATATTTATGAAAAACAGAGGGATCTGACAGAACGGCTGAACATCTACCGGGAACAATATTATGACCATAATGCTCCCAGTGTGTCAGATGAAATTTATGACCGTCTGTTCGACAAATTGAAAGAATTGGAGCAACAGACCGGCATCCACATGGCAAATTCTCCGACACAGACGGTAGGTTATCCTGTGATGAGCAAGTTAGAAAAGACCATCCATGAAATCCCCTTGCTGTCTTTGGAAAAAACAAAAAGCAGTGAAGATTTGGAATTGTTCCAAGGAAAGCATCAGGTCATGCTTATGCTGAAGCTGGACGGCCTCACCGTAAAGCTGACCTATGAAAATGGTCGGCTTGTAGAAGTAGCTACCAGAGGCGACGGCGATGAGGGAGAAATTATTACCCACAATACAAGAGGGATTACCGGAATCCCGGTACAAATTCCCTATAGCGGTCGGCTGGTGGTGACTGGCGAGGCATTTATTCGCCCCGTTGATTTTGAAATCCTAAAGATTAAACTACTGGACAGCACCGGAAGACCCTATAAAAATGGCAGGAATCTGGCTGCCGGTTCGGTGCGTCTGCTGGATGCGGTCGCCTGCCGGGATCGAAAGGTTGTATTTATGCCTTTTGGTGTGTTAGAAGGTTATCCCGACATGACAACGAAATCTCAAAAGCTGTCTCAGCTCCCGGCACTGGGCTTTTCTATCTGCAAATTTTTAGTCAGTAAGAGGCCGCTTACCCTGGCTGAAATTGAACAGGCAATTCAACAGCTACAACAGTTTGCCAAAGCAAATGGTATTCCCATCGACGGAATCGTGATGTCTTATAACGATATTGCCTTCTCTAAAAGCTGTGGACGCACAGGTCATCATTATAAGGACGGCATGGCTTTTAAGTTTGAAGATGAGCTTTATGAAAGCCGTTTGCTACACATAGAATGGAACACTACTCGATCTGGTGAGATTGCCCCAGTGGCGGTATTTGATACCGTAGAGATAGACGGTTGCGAGGTGTCCAGAGCCAGCCTGCATAATTTGACTTTTATTGAGAGTCTGGAACTGATGCCAGGAAACCGGATTTTGGTCAGCAAACGCAATATGATCATTCCCCACATTGAGGATAATTTAGACCGCGGCGGATTTTTACTGGGAAGTGTGATTCCCCATGAGTGCCCTTGCTGCGGTCAGTCTACCCGCATCCATGTGGGAGAGGAACGTAGCGTGGAGGGCGAAGTGCGGACAACAAAGACCCTATTCTGTGATAATCCAGACTGCGAGACGCGGCGACTGCGGAGGTTCGTTCATTTTGTCAGCCAGAAAGCGATGGACATTGCCGGGCTGTCCGAGGCCACACTGGAGAAATTGATTGGCCGTGGCTGGATACACACTTACATGGACATCTACCGTCTGGACAGACACCGGGGTGAGATTGTGCGGATGGATGGCTTTGGGGAAAAGTCATGGCAAAATCTTTGGGATGCCATCCAGCAAAGCAGGAATACAACCTTTGAGCGATATGTAATCGCTATGGATATCCCCATGATTGGCAACAGTGCCAGCAAAGCCTTGCGTAAGGAATTCAATGGCAGTCTTTCCGATTTTGAAATGGCCGTATATCAGGGATATGATTTTACACAGCTTCCCGATTTCGGAGAAACGCTTCACAACAATATTCGGGATTGGTTCAGTCTGGAAGAGAATATTTATAGCTGGGATGAGCTGCAAAAGCTGCTGTGCATTGAAAAAAAGCTGGCGGAAACGGTCCCAAGTGATGAAGATTCTGCATTTGTGGGCTGTACCATTGTGGTAACCGGAAAAGTAGAGCCTTACACCAGAGAGGGCATCAACGATTTAATCGAATCTCTGGGTGCCCATCCCGGCAATTCCGTTTCCTCAAAAACGGATTACCTGGTCTGCGGCGAAAAGGCTGGCGGTAAGTTGATGAAAGCACGGGAACTGGGTATTCCAGTCCTGACGCCGGCAGAGTTCTTCCAGAGGGCAAATGTTGGCTAA